A window from Mangifera indica cultivar Alphonso chromosome 2, CATAS_Mindica_2.1, whole genome shotgun sequence encodes these proteins:
- the LOC123199402 gene encoding probable disease resistance protein At4g27220, producing the protein MVEVAGSVGGVLSPVLQVAQWLAAPIWRPFKYLYNYATNFKNLETEVDKLKNTRAEVERMIIAAKRNVEVIYKNVEKWQDSAQEMIDKAEQLIKEKEQFIREKANNPRCFKGLCSNFIIHYKQSRKAFKLKRDDIDPLLQQELGPISYQTNPPEIWLRSSENYLAFESRNSMVNNVWHALKDENVYMIGVYGMGGLGKTTLVQEAGRKANEEKIFDDIVFVEVSESPDVKKIQTTIAEKLGVEFKQESEMANKIYSRMKDKNILLILDNIWEPLEFEKTIGIPCGVDRGRNKLLFTTRNLDVLERMGSTNNFRMGILNEEEAWTLFTRMTGNIIQTRELHSLAKDVCKDCKGLPIVICTIAKTLKNKSQPSYWKCVLQELREPSPRKYTRYLEEDYAKIALSYKYLRDDELKKTFLISSLMKNNTSISDLFKHVVCLDVFDRANLTMEEARDRLDILVCDLKDACLLLDGFESSQFAMHDVVRVVAITIAYVDHHVFTTRNDERDWKDRDKLKKCTMISLLSENTIISQLCPNNLDCPNLEYLYITRTWDSSFEIREDIFTMMPKLRVLNLGGLWQSSLPSSIDSLTNLQTLCLHNSRVEDFAIIVKLKTIKVLSLQGLDIEEFSLQLGQLTQLRLLDLSWCRRLKVIAPNVISQLSKLEEFYIEGCPIKWKDGVFKELKLLSNLTSLKLDIEVNNVLPKDFVSKKLRRYKITIRGEYYEDPISKYSRILAFACNSTISQEELGGINDVEVLHIVKSSDDEKDLDEKQMLPLFNEKVIFTNLMALKLTNISFGKIWESQLSISCYQNLTQLILKKCDKIKYVFPFFIIKNLQQLQYLKITDCEVLEKIVQEDEGKEVVDSIFPRLTKLELRYLPKLNVFYLGVDALELPMLKELKILYCSNFTSTYQGFQENNKKGEVQVSESKAICLEHKVNSDLKAFHFEDDVVSITWESQSRTLETSVGSLSVKLLQKFYNLKVLKIVVID; encoded by the exons atggttgagGTTGCCGGGAGTGTTGGGGGTGTGCTGAGTCCTGTCCTTCAAGTTGCCCAGTGGTTGGCTGCTCCAATTTGGCGTCCATTTAAGTACTTGTACAACTACGctaccaatttcaaaaatctggaGACGGAAGTTGATAAGTTGAAGAATACAAGAGCAGAAGTTGAGCGTATGATTATTGCTGCTAAAAGAAATGTGGAAGTGATATACAAAAATGTTGAGAAGTGGCAGGACAGTGCGCAGGAGATGATTGATAAAGCAGAGCAGTTGATTAAAGAGAAAGAACAGTTCATTCGAGAGAAAGCAAACAACCCGCGTTGTTTCAAGGGATTGTGCTCCAATTTCATCATCCACTACAAACAAAGTAGGAAAGCTTTTAAATTGAAACGTGATGATATTGATCCACTCCTCCAGCAAGAATTGGGTCCAATTTCCTATCAAACTAATCCACCAGAGATCTGGCTTAGATCTAGTGAAAATTATTTGGcttttgaatcaagaaactcCATGGTAAATAATGTATGGCATGCTTTAAAGGATGAGAATGTGTACATGATTGGTGTTTATGGGATGGGTGGTCTTGGGAAGACCACGCTTGTGCAAGAAGCCGGTAGGAAAGCCAACGAGGAAAAGATCTTTGACGACATTGTTTTCGTAGAG GTATCAGAATCTCCTGATGTAAAGAAGATTCAGACAACAATTGCAGAGAAATTGGGTGTGGAATTCAAACAAGAAAGTGAAATGGCAAATAAGATATATTCAAGAATGAAGGACAAGAATATTCTTCTAATTCTAGATAACATTTGGGAACCTCTAGAATTTGAAAAGACGATAGGAATTCCTTGCGGAGTTGATCGTGGAAGAAATAAACTTTTGTTCACAACAAGAAACTTAGATGTGTTGGAGAGGATGGGTTCCACAAATAATTTCAGGATGGGCattttaaatgaagaagaagcttgGACTCTATTCACTAGAATGACAG gaaatattattcaaacacgTGAATTGCATTCTCTAGCAAAAGATGTATGTAAGGACTGCAAAGGATTACCTATTGTAATTTGTACAATAgctaaaacattaaaaaacaagaGTCAGCCATCTTATTGGAAGTGTGTATTGCAAGAATTGAGAGAACCTTCTCCAAGAAAGTATACAAGATACCTAGAAGAGGATTACGCAAAGATCGCCTTAAGTTACAAGTATTTAAGGGATGATGAACttaagaaaacatttttaatttctagtctaatgaaaaataatacttCCATTTCTGACTTGTTCAAACATGTTGTGTGTCTGGATGTGTTTGATAGAGCTAATTTGACAATGGAAGAAGCACGAGATAGACTAGATATATTGGTTTGTGACCTCAAAGATGCTTGTTTATTGCTTGACGGGTTCGAAAGCAGCCAATTTGCTATGCATGATGTTGTTCGTGTTGTTGCCATAACAATTGCATATGTGGATCACCATGTGTTTACAACAAGAAATGATGAACGAGATTGGAAGGATAGAGACAAACTCAAGAAATGCACAATGATCTCTTTACTTAgtgaaaatactattattaGTCAACTTTGCCCTAACAATTTGGATTGTCCAAatcttgaatatttatatataactagAACGTGGGACTCTTCTTTTGAAATCCGGGAGGACATTTTCACGATGATGCCAAAGCTTAGAGTATTGAATTTAGGTGGGCTATGGCAATCATCATTGCCATCATCAATTGATAGTCTGACAAACCTTCAAACATTGTGTTTACATAATAGTCGAGTTGAAGATTTTGCTATTATTGTAAAGCTAAAGACAATAAAAGTTCTTAGCTTGCAAGGGTTAGATATTGAGGAGTTTTCTTTACAATTGGGTCAACTGACTCAACTAAGGTTGTTAGATTTAAGTTGGTGTCGGAGATTGAAAGTAATTGCTCCAAATGTGATATCACAATTATCCAAATTGGAAGAATTTTATATAGAGGGATGTCCTATTAAATGGAAGGATGGCGTATTCAAGGAATTGAAGCTCTTGTCTAACCTCACCAGTTTAAAATTGGATATTGAAGTTAACAATGTGTTGCCTAAAGATTTTGTTTCCAAAAAGCTTAGAAGGTACAAAATAACAATACGAGGTGAGTATTATGAAGATCCAATAAGTAAATACTCAAGGATTTTGGCATTTGCTTGTAATTCTACCATCTCCCAAGAAGAATTAGGTGGAATCAATGATGTTGAAGTCTTACACATAGTCAAATCTTCAGATGACGAGAAGGATCTTGATGAAAAGCAAATGCTACCATTATTTAATGAGAAG GTTATTTTCACCAATTTGATGGCCTTGAAATTGACCAATATTAGTTTTGGAAAGATTTGGGAGAGTCAACTTTCAATTTCttgttatcaaaatttgacacagttgattttgaagaaatgtgataaaataaaatatgtgtttccATTTTTCATAATCAAAAACCTCCAACAACTCCAATACCTTAAGATAACGGATTGTGAGGTTTTAGAGAAGATTGTTCAAGAAGATGAAGGAAAAGAAGTGGTTGATTCTATCTTTCCACGGTTAACGAAATTGGAGCTTAGATATTTACCAAAACTTAATGTTTTCTATCTTGGAGTAGATGCTTTGGAATTGCCAATGTTGAAAGAGTTAAAGATATTATATTGTTCAAACTTTACTTCAACATATCAAGGCTTCCAAGAAAATAACAAGAAAGGTGAAGTTCAAGTTTCTGAATCGAAAGCCATTTGCTTGGAGCATAAG GTCAATTCTGATTTGAAAGCATTTCATTTTGAGGATGATGTGGTATCTATTACCTGGGAGAGTCAATCTAGAACTCTTGAAACCTCCGTCGGAAGTCTTTCagtgaaactccttcaaaaattttacaatttgaaagTGCTCAAA ATAGTTGTTATAGACTGA
- the LOC123208787 gene encoding uncharacterized protein LOC123208787, with protein sequence MAKSLVHLREMCIYRCNLLTEVVEDEADATTTDIGFHNLEKLSLKKLDSLTCFCSGNYSFNFSSLKVLVIEGCLNMKTFCLRFLSTPRLHNVNYENELIEIGENDLNTSIQQSHKKRVNSDLSKLSLSGRDIMSIWQEEFKENFDKVETLELIKDEYTHIPIHILVKFINLENLILKMSSYEEIFSYGEDEEHVGALAKLKKLKLQGLLNLKCICKEDFRFKTILHNLHSLEVRYCDNLMTLLPPLSSFENLWSLEIADCIGMQNLMTSSTAKSLVSLERLSILGCKMMIEVLANDGDMEKDEIVFEKLKELLLFDLESLTSFGSGKYNLKFPSLELLLVSQCSKMKTFFERGLNMPKLRLVNEKDYSSDLNRVTQQLQNDCSKLWEESAKSYGKCVVLDDTSRGNKSFGLCLN encoded by the exons ATGGCTAAAAGCTTGGTGCATTTGAGAGAAATGTGCATATATAGGTGTAATTTGCTAACTGAAGTAGTAGAAGATGAGGCTGATGCAACAACAACTGACATTGGTTTTCACAATTTGGAGAAGTTGTCACTTAAAAAATTAGACAGTCTTACATGCTTTTGTTCTGGGAATtactctttcaatttttcatctttgaaaGTGTTAGTTATAGAAGGATGCCTCAATATGAAGACTTTCTGTCTACGATTCTTAAGCACTCCAAGGTTACACAATGTCAATTATGAGAATGAGCTAATAGAGATCGGGGAAAATGACTTGAATACAAGTATACAACAATCACACAAAAAAAGG GTCAACTCCGATTTGAGTAAATTATCATTAAGTGGAAGAGATATCATGTCAATTTGGCAAGAAGAGTTCAAAGAAAACTTTGACAAAGTAGAAACTCTTGAATTGATTAAGGATGAATATACACACATTCCAATTCATATCCTTGTAAAGTTTATCAATCTTGAAAACCTCATTTTGAAAATGAGTTCATACGAAGAGATATTCTCATATGGAGAAGATGAGGAACATGTTGGTGCACTTGCAAAATTGAAAAAGCTAAAATTGCAAGGACTTCTTAATTTAAAGTGCATTTGTAAAGAAGACTTTCGGTTCAAAACAATTCTTCATAATCTTCATTCTTTAGAAGTAAGATATTGTGACAATTTGATGACTCTCTTGCCACCTTTAtcatcttttgaaaatctaTGGTCTTTGGAGATAGCTGATTGTATTGGAATGCAGAACTTAATGACATCCTCAACAGCTAAAAGTCTAGTGAGTCTAGAAAGGTTGTCAATACTAGGATGTAAAATGATGATAGAAGTATTAGCAAATGATGGAGATATGgagaaagatgaaattgtttttgagaaaTTGAAGGAGTTGTTATTGTTTGATTTAGAAAGTCTCACAAGCTTTGGTTCAGGGAAATACAACTTAAAATTTCCATCATTAGAGTTATTATTAGTGAGTCAATGCTCCAAGATGAAGACTTTCTTTGAGAGAGGCTTAAACATGCCAAAGTTACGGTTGGTGAACGAGAAAGATTATTCAAGTGACCTTAATCGGGTCacacaacaattacaaaatg ATTGTTCGAAGTTATGGGAGGAAAGTGCAAAATCATATGGTAAGTGTGTGGTTTTAGATGATACTTCgcgtggaaataagtcctttggcctttgtttaaattaa